One genomic window of Gossypium hirsutum isolate 1008001.06 chromosome D11, Gossypium_hirsutum_v2.1, whole genome shotgun sequence includes the following:
- the LOC107913116 gene encoding CASP-like protein ARALYDRAFT_485429: MEAVPGALGTSASLALRLGQTVFSAASLLFMCLDVEFYSYTSFSYLVTVMGLVTPWSVSLALVDAYSVFVKGLPRQPRVLLVVIVGDWALSFLSLAAACSTASVTSLLVNVSSTYCPSKICSRYQLSAAMAFMSWFLSFASTLFNLWLLPSL; encoded by the exons ATGGAAGCAGTGCCAGGGGCGTTGGGAACAAGCGCCAGCTTGGCTCTTCGTTTGGGACAAACTGTTTTCTCCGCTGCTTCACTTCTCTTTATGTGTTTGGAtgttgaattctatagctatacTTCTTTCAG CTACTTGGTGACAGTCATGGGTTTAGTGACTCCATGGAGTGTGTCATTAGCACTGGTTGATGCATATTCCGTGTTCGTTAAAGGCTTACCACGACAACCAAGGGTACTGCTGGTTGTCATTGTTGGAGACTGG GCCTTGTCATTTCTCTCACTAGCCGCGGCTTGCTCAACTGCTAGTGTGACAAGTCTCTTGGTCAATGTCAGCTCAACATATTGCCCGTCAAAGATATGCAGTAGATATCAGTTGTCTGCAGCTATGGCTTTCATGTCGTGGTTTCTATCCTTTGCTTCAACTCTCTTCAACCTTTGGCTCCTTCCGTCTTTGTAG
- the LOC107913117 gene encoding oxygen-evolving enhancer protein 1, chloroplastic → MSVSLQAAATLMQPIKVAAPSRTNVLLRSSQSVSKAFGLEPVGARLTCSLQTDLKDLAQTCVDATKLAGFALATSALVVSGASAEGVPKRLTYDEIQSKTYMEVKGTGTANQCPTIDGGVDSFAFKPGKYYAKKFCLEPTSFTVKAEGVNKNAPPEFQNTKLMTRLTYTLDEIEGPFEVSTDGTVKFEEKDGIDYAAVTVQLPGGERVPFLFTIKQLVASGKPDSFGGDFLVPSYRGSSFLDPKGRGGSTGYDNAVALPAGGRGDEEELAKENNKSAASSSGKITLSVTKSKPETGEVIGVFESLQPSDTDLGAKTPKDVKITGVWYAQLDS, encoded by the exons ATGTCGGTCTCACTTCAAGCTGCAGCTACCCTGATGCAACCAATCAAGGTTGCTGCACCATCAAGGACCAATGTGCTGCTCAGGTCCTCCCAGAGCGTTTCTAAGGCCTTCGGTTTGGAGCCTGTTGGTGCTAGGCTCACCTGCTCTTTGCAAACTGACCTCAAGGACTTGGCTCAGACGTGTGTTGATGCTACCAAGCTCGCTGGTTTCGCTCTTGCTACATCTGCTCTTGTTGTCTCG GGAGCAAGCGCTGAAGGAGTTCCAAAGCGGCTAACCTACGATGAAATCCAAAGCAAGACATACATGGAAGTCAAAGGAACAGGAACTGCTAACCAGTGCCCAACCATCGATGGTGGTGTCGACTCTTTTGCCTTCAAGCCTGGCAAATACTACGCCAAGAAGTTCTGCTTGGAGCCCACTTCCTTCACTGTCAAGGCTGAGGGTGTTAACAAGAATGCCCCTCCTGAGTTCCAAAACACCAAGCTCATGACCCGTTTAACCTACACCCTTGACGAAATCGAGGGCCCTTTCGAGGTATCCACCGATGGCACCGTCAAATTCGAGGAGAAAGATGGGATTGATTATGCTGCCGTCACAGTTCAGCTTCCTGGTGGTGAGCGTGTGCCTTTCCTGTTCACCATCAAGCAATTGGTTGCATCAGGCAAACCTGATAGCTTTGGAGGAGACTTCCTTGTACCATCCTACCGTGGCTCATCTTTCTTGGACCCAAAGGGGAGGGGTGGCTCAACCGGGTACGATAATGCAGTGGCCTTGCCTGCTGGAGGAAGAGGGGATGAGGAAGAGCTAGCCAAGGAGAACAACAAGAGTGCTGCATCTTCATCAGGGAAAATCACCTTGAGCGTCACAAAGAGCAAGCCGGAGACCGGTGAAGTTATCGGTGTGTTCGAGAGCCTTCAGCCATCTGACACTGACTTGGGTGCCAAGACTCCAAAGGATGTCAAGATCACTGGTGTCTGGTATGCTCAGCTTGATTCATAA
- the LOC107913121 gene encoding wall-associated receptor kinase-like 14, translating to MMSCYAKLPFSITITFLFVIYRANSVNSENNKCQGSCETSNFSSPIPFPFGFTPGCPIQLNCNSTGVGIGEFHVLNITSNDIIIDLPAKCYRPLASLAVLSGENYALSVDNTLLLQNCSNPLPGPCEIRPMFLERSFQAGPCAARSDNISCFSSGGDGVRLLSFEEVNKTQCRFLFSSTAIVVDPARNSAVSVDLERVKLEWWVKDCNCDPNANRTDVKNGNKTVGCKCFCKEGFEGDGFKEGGGCRRVPSCNASKYISGNCGGTTRVGVLVGGLVGGALLMGIVALVCFYLRRRSNNINKQMSAKRLISEAAGNSSVPCYAYREIERATNGFCDKQRLGTGAYGTVYAGKLHSDDWVAIKRFRYRDPDSIDQVMNEIKLLSSVSHPNLVRLLGCCMEEGEPMLVYEFMPNGTLSQHLQRERGSGLPWTVRLTIAAETAKAIAYLHSVNPPIFHRDIKSSNILLDYNYRSKVADFGLSRLGMAESSHISTAPQGTPGYLDPQYHQYFHLSDKSDVYSFGVVLVEIITALKVVDFSRAHNEVNLAALAIDRIGRGCVDEIIDPYLDPHRDAWTLSSIHNVAELAFRCLAPHRDMRPTMIEVAEELEHIRLSAWVPGMCIESPAASSDEESEKSFNKSTKMSDVGSRRLMKLKQREGECLTTSLEEVKNRSPISVQDHWSSGQSSPSTNSLLGNSSRRE from the exons ATGATGTCGTGCTATGCAAAATTACCCTTCTCAATAACCATAACATTTCTTTTTGTTATCTACCGAGCAAACTCAGTTAACTCGGAGAACAACAAGTGCCAAGGCTCCTGCGAAACCAGCAATTTCTCAAGCCCCATACCCTTTCCATTCGGGTTCACACCGGGTTGCCCCATCCAACTCAACTGCAACTCGACCGGGGTCGGAATTGGAGAATTCCATGTCCTCAACATAACTTCCAACGACATCATCATCGACCTGCCCGCCAAATGCTACCGACCGCTTGCTTCACTCGCCGTTCTCTCCGGTGAGAACTACGCGCTCTCGGTGGACAACACTCTCCTTCTCCAAAACTGTTCCAACCCCTTACCAGGTCCTTGTGAAATCAGGCCAATGTTTCTAGAAAGGTCGTTTCAAGCTGGCCCTTGCGCTGCTAGGAGTGACAACATAAGCTGTTTCTCCAGCGGTGGTGACGGCGTCCGGCTGTTGAGTTTCGAGGAAGTTAATAAAACGCAGTGCCGTTTCTTGTTTTCCTCGACCGCTATTGTAGTTGACCCGGCGAGGAACTCAGCGGTCTCTGTGGATTTGGAACGAGTTAAATTGGAATGGTGGGTTAAAGACTGTAATTGCGACCCAAACGCTAACCGTACGGACGTCAAGAATGGTAACAAGACGGTGGGGTGTAAGTGTTTTTGCAAGGAAGGGTTTGAAGGAGATGGATTCAAAGAAGGCGGTGGTTGCCGGAGAG TGCCTAGCTGCAATGCTTCAAAATACATTTCTGGCAATTGTGGGGGAACTACAAGAGTTGGTGTTCTGGTTGGAG GGCTTGTTGGTGGGGCATTGCTAATGGGTATTGTGGCTCTTGTATGTTTCTATTTGCGAAGGCGTTCTAATAACATCAACAAACAGATGAGTGCAAAGCGCCTTATATCCGAAGCCGCAGGCAATTCAAGTGTTCCTTGCTATGCCTATAGAGAAATTGAAAGAGCTACTAATGGCTTCTGTGATAAACAGAGACTGGGAACTGGAGCCTATGGTACAGTTTATGCAGGGAAACTCCACAGCGATGACTGGGTTGCCATAAAAAGGTTCAGATATAGAGATCCTGATAGTATTGACCAAGTAATGAATGAGATTAAGCTCCTTTCCTCGGTCAGTCACCCAAATCTTGTTCGCCTCTTAGGTTGCTGCATGGAGGAGGGTGAACCTATGCTGGTCTATGAGTTTATGCCTAATGGAACTTTATCACAGCATCTACAAAGAGAGAGGGGTTCAGGACTTCCATGGACAGTAAGGCTCACCATAGCTGCTGAAACTGCTAAGGCTATTGCCTATCTTCACTCCGTGAATCCGCCTATTTTTCACCGAGATATTAAGTCTAGCAATATTCTCTTGGATTACAACTATAGATCAAAGGTAGCTGATTTTGGTCTTTCCAGGCTTGGGATGGCTGAATCATCCCACATCTCAACTGCCCCTCAAGGAACACCAGGGTATCTTGATCCTCAATACCATCAATACTTCCATCTTTCAGATAAAAGTGATGTATACAGTTTTGGGGTGGTTCTTGTGGAGATAATAACTGCGCTGAAAGTGGTTGACTTTTCACGCGCTCATAATGAGGTAAACTTAGCTGCACTTGCTATCGATAGGATAGGAAGAGGCTGCGTGGATGAGATAATTGATCCATACCTTGATCCACATAGAGATGCTTGGACACTTTCATCAATTCATAATGTGGCTGAGCTAGCATTTAGATGCCTCGCTCCTCATCGGGACATGAGGCCAACCATGATCGAAGTCGCGGAAGAGCTAGAACACATCAGACTCAGCGCTTGGGTTCCAGGCATGTGCATAGAGTCTCCTGCAGCTTCCTCAGACGAAGAAAGTGAGAAATCATTCAACAAGTCAACGAAGATGTCCGATGTGGGAAGCCGGAGACTGATGAAGTTGAAGCAAAGGGAAGGAGAATGTTTAACCACCTCATTAGAAGAAGTAAAAAATAGGTCTCCTATATCAGTACAAGATCATTGGTCAAGTGGACAGAGCTCACCTTCAACAAACAGCTTGTTGGGTAATTCATCTCGGCGAGAATGA